The DNA region CCCAGCATCGTGACACGCTCCCGCATGCCGGTGATGCCGTGCCCGGCCCCCGGCGACGGCTTGACGAGCCCGCGCGCCGGGCCGTTGGCGATGCGCAGGCCGAGGCCGCCGAGGACGTAGCTCACCTCGACCCGGGCGGCGGCGCCGGGCGCGTGCCGCAGCACGTTCGACAGGGCCTCCTGGACGATCCGGTACGCGGAGAGCTCGACGCCCTGCGGCAGCTCGCGCACCGCGCCGGTCACCGCCTTCTCCACGCCCAGCCCGGCCTCGCGGACATTGGCGACCAGGCTGTCGAGGTCGGCGAGGGTGGGCTGCGGCGCGTCCGGCGCCTCGTAGTCCTCGGCCCGTACGACCCCGAGGATGCGGCGCAGCTCGGTGAGCGCGGCCACCGCGTTCTCGCGGATGGTGACGAAGGCCTGCTCCAGCTCCGGCGGCGGATTCTCGACGCGGTACGGGGCGGCCTCGGCCTGGATCGCGACCACCGACATGTGGTGCGCGACGACGTCGTGCAGCTCGCGGGCGATGGTGGTGCGCTCCTCCAGGAGGGTGCGCTTGGAGCGCTCGACGGCGGTGACGCTCTGCTGGGCGGTGACCTCGCGGCGCGCCTGGCGGCGGACCTGGGAGGTCGTGACCAGCAGGAGACAGACCCCGGCGACGAACAGCAGCGCGAAGGCGTCGCCGCCGCCGTGCGCACCGATGAGGACCGTGGCGAAGAGGGCGTACCCGGCGGTGACCAGCCACATCCAGCCGGCGGTGCGCGGCCGGGTGCGCAGGGCGACGACGACGAGGACCACGAGGTGCGCGGCGAACGAGTTCGGGGCCCACGGCCAGTCTCCGTCGGCCCGGCCCAGGAAGGCGAGGAACGGCGTGGAGACGAGCGATGCCCAGAAGGCGAGCATCGGGCGTATCAGGGTGAGCACCACGGTCGCGGCCGGTACGACGGCGTAGACGAGCACGACCGGATTGAGGGTGCCGCCGATCTGGGCGAGCCCGAGGAAGAAGACGATCATCGCGGCGAAGCCGACGACGAGGTGCGGGAGCACGCCGAGTTCGTCGCGGATCCGCTCCGGGAGGATGCGGAGCGGCCCGCGGCTCACGTCGAGACGCCGCAGCGGGCGGTAGGCGAAGGCGTCGGTGAAGAGGTCCGCACGCAGACCGCCGAGCGCCTTCAGGGTCAGGCGGAGCTCGGGGCTGCGGCTCGGTTCGGTGGTCCGGGTCGAAGTCACCCGACCACCGTACGGGCGGCTCGCGCCGGGGTCGTCCGGCTGCGTACGGATCCCGGCGGGTCCCCCTTGAGGACTACCCGGGCCCCAGTCCGAGCCCACCGTGGCCCTAGAACGCCAGCTGGGCGATCTCCTCCGCGACCACCGCGCAGGCGTCCGCCGCCGGGTCGATCAGCGGGAAGTGGCCGACGTCCTCCAGGAAGGTGCAGCCGACGGTCTCGCCGGCCTCGGCCGCCGCGGCCGCGAAGGCCTCGGCGACGGCGGGCGGGACGACGATGTCGGTGCGGCCCTGGACGAGGGTGGTGGCGATGCCGGTCGGCAGCAGGACGGCCGGGTCGGAGAGCGCCGCGCGGGCGGCGAAGTCGGCGTCGCCGCCGAGCAGTTCGCTGACCGCGCCGCCGCACACGCCGAGTTCGACGGAGGACGCGAAGTCCGCGATCGGGGCGAGCGCCACGACCCCGCGCAGCGCGGGCGGGGCGGGCAGCCGCCAGGGCGAGCCGGCCGGCAGGACGTGCCGGGCGGCGGCCCACAGGGCGAGGTGGCCGCCCGCGGAGTGGCCGGTGAGCACGGTACGGCGCGGGTCGGCCTGCGGCAGGTGCGCGGCGGCGAGGTCCGGCAGCGCGTCGAGGGCGGCGGCGACGTCGTCGAAGGTCTCGGGCCAGCGCCCGGCGACCGGGGCGGTGCCGCCCTGCCGGGGGATGTCGCTGCCGCGCCGGTACTCGACGCTCGCGACGGCGAAGCCGCGGCGGGCCAGGAAGTCCACGAAAGGGGTCAGGTGCTGCCGGTCGTACGGGGCGCGCCAGGCGCCGCCGTGCAGGGCGACGACCAGGGGCGCGCTCGGCCGGCCGTCGCGCGGCGCGTAGAAGTCGACGACCTGGTCGGGGTGCGGACCGTACGCGGCGGAGGCGTCCGGGGCGACGGCCGGGTGCGAGAAGGCCGATGCCTCTTCGGCGGCGTCACGCGCGACAGGGTCGTCCGGCATGGTGCTTCAACCTCTCCTCGTACAGGGCCGATTGACGGAACCGTCGGCCTGACCTGCGGGGACCGTACCAGGAGTGCGGCCCCCACAGATCAGATGATCGGCCGATGATCGAACCCGTTACGAGGAGGATCGCGGGCCGGGCGGATCAGGCCGCCGGGATGTCCCGCAGCACGTCCGCGAGCACCCGCGCCGCGCGCTCCGCGTCCGCGAAGCCCACGTACAGCGGGGTGAAGCCGAACCGCAGGATGTCCGGGCGGCGCAGGTCGCCCACCACGCCCCGGCGGATCAGCTCCGCCATGACGGCGGGCGCCTCGGCGCAGCGCAGCGCGACCTGGCTGCCGCGCTCGGCGTGCGCGCCGGGGGTCACGGACGCGACCCGGCCCTCGGGGGCGTACGCCCGGACGCACTCCAGGAAGAAGTCCGTCAGGGCGAGCGACTTGGCGCGCACGTCCTCGATCCGGACGCCGTCCCACACGTCGAGGGCGGCCTCCAGGGCCAGCATCGACAGGATGTCGGGCGTGCCGACCCGGCCGCGCAGCGCGCCGTCGGCGGCCCGGTAGCCGGGGGTCATGCCGAACGGGTCGGCGTGCGAGTTCCAGCCCGGCAGCGGCGAGTCGAAGCGGTCCTGGTGGCGCTCGGCGACGTACAGGTACGCGGGCGAACCGGGGCCGCCGTTGAGGTACTTGTACGTGCAGCCGACGGCCAGGTCCACGCCGTGCGCGTCGAGGCCGACCGGCAGCGCGCCCGCGCTGTGGCACAGGTCCCAGACGGCGAGCGCGCCGACCGCGTGGAGGGCGGCGGTCACGCCGGGCAGGTCCTGGAGCCGGCCGGTGCGGTAGTCGACGTGGTTGACCAGGGCGAGCGCGGTGCGCTCGCCGGCCGCGCCGGGGATCTCGGCCGGGTCGAGCGGCACGATCCGGTGACCGGTGAGGCGGGCCGCGGACTCCGCGATGTACCCGTCCGTGGGAAAGGTCGTGGCGTCGACGAGGATCTCGTCCCGGCCGTCGCCCGCGAGCCGGGTGCCGGCGACGATCGCCTTGAAGACGTTCACGCTGGTCGAGTCGCCGACCACGACCTGCCCGGCGGCGGCACCGACGAGCGGGGCGATCCGGTCGCCGAGCCGCTCGGGCGCGGTCCACCAGCCGGACTCGTCCCAGGAGCGGATGCGCAGCTCGCCCCACTGACGGGTGATCACGTCGGCCATGACGGCGGGGACGTGCGCGGGCAGCGCGCCCAGCGAGTTGCCGTCGAGGTAGACCGTCCCGTCCAGGGCGAACTTCTCGCGGTGCTTGGCCAGTTCGTCGGCCGCGTCGAGCCGGGCGGCCTTCTCGTCGTAGGTCTCGCCGTAGGTCTTGTCGTGCGGCGCGGAGAACGTCTCGTCGCGGGTCTCAGACATGGCTGCGCGCCGTCCACAGCTCGGGGAAGACGTTCTTCTGGGCCCGCTTCTCCAGCCAGGCGACGCCCGCCGAACCGCCGGTGCCCGTCTTGGCGCCCATCGCGCGCCGGGTGGCCACCAGGTGGTCGTTGCGCCAGCGCCAGACCAGTTCGGCGACATCGCTCAGGGCCTCGCCGAGCCGGACGAGTTCGGCGTTCTGGTCGCTGTCCGCGTAGATCCCGGCCCAGACCGCCTCGACCTCGGGCGAGGGCTCGTAGCGCTGCGCCAGGTCCCGGCCGAGGACCGAGGCCGGCACGGGCAGGCCGCGCCGGGCGAGCAGGCCGAGGACCTCGTCGTACAGGCTGGGCTCCTGGAGCGCCTTCTCCAGCTCGGCGTGGACGCGGGGCGCGCCGCGGTGCGGCACCAGCATGGACGCCGACTTCTCGCCGAGCAGGAACTCCATGCGCCGGTACATCGCCGACTGGAAGCCGGAGCCCTCGCCGAGCGCGCCGCGGTAGGAGTTGAACTGCGCGGGGGTGAGGTGGGCGAGCGGGCGCCAGGAGTGGTTGAGCGCCTCCAGCTCGCGCACCGAGCGCTTGAGCGCGTCCATGGCGACCGGGATGTCGTCCCGGCGCAGCGCGTGGCTCGCGGTCTCCCACTCGTGGACGATCACGGTGAACCACAGCTCCATGACCTGGGTGGTGACCAGGAAGACCATCTCGCCGGGGTCGTCCGAGCGGAGGTGCTGGAGGTGGGTGAGGACGTCCGCCTGGACGTAGTCCTCGTACGGCGTGGTGCCCGCGAAGTCGAGGTTCGGCGCGTCGGCGACGACGTCGGCGACCGTACCGGCTCCGGAGGCATCGGGGAAGGTGGACATTTCTGTCTCCTCGATACGAACTACCGGGTAGCGGTCCGCTCCTCCGTTCGGCGGTCATCGACCCGGCCGGCACGGGAGCCCCGGTCCCCTCGGGAGGCGGGCTTCGTCGCACGCGCTCCCAAGCGCATCATGACACGAGCGGGCCCTCGATGTAGATCCCGTCTTCGTCATACGGATACGCGTTCGAATGACAGCCGTGCAGTCCCTTGATCTGCTGCATCATGACCGGCGCGGGCTTGCCGGGCCCCGGGCAGCCCATGTGCCGGCGCAGCCCGATCTCGTGCCCGACCTCGTGGTTGATGATCAGGTGCCGGTACTCGTGGGGCGGGCCCGCGAAGGTGGGCGAGCCGAGCAGCCAGCGCTTGAGGTTGACCACGACGCCGGTGGAGGTCTCGCAGTTCAGCTCGCCGTGGGTGTTCATGCCGTTGGCGGCGCACAGCCGGTCGGCGGTGTCGGGGGTGGCG from Streptomyces fradiae includes:
- a CDS encoding sensor histidine kinase — translated: MTSTRTTEPSRSPELRLTLKALGGLRADLFTDAFAYRPLRRLDVSRGPLRILPERIRDELGVLPHLVVGFAAMIVFFLGLAQIGGTLNPVVLVYAVVPAATVVLTLIRPMLAFWASLVSTPFLAFLGRADGDWPWAPNSFAAHLVVLVVVALRTRPRTAGWMWLVTAGYALFATVLIGAHGGGDAFALLFVAGVCLLLVTTSQVRRQARREVTAQQSVTAVERSKRTLLEERTTIARELHDVVAHHMSVVAIQAEAAPYRVENPPPELEQAFVTIRENAVAALTELRRILGVVRAEDYEAPDAPQPTLADLDSLVANVREAGLGVEKAVTGAVRELPQGVELSAYRIVQEALSNVLRHAPGAAARVEVSYVLGGLGLRIANGPARGLVKPSPGAGHGITGMRERVTMLGGEMTAEATADGGYEVTVFVPVSRDQGRDQDRDQDQDQDRDDRDRDREESQP
- a CDS encoding alpha/beta hydrolase, which gives rise to MPDDPVARDAAEEASAFSHPAVAPDASAAYGPHPDQVVDFYAPRDGRPSAPLVVALHGGAWRAPYDRQHLTPFVDFLARRGFAVASVEYRRGSDIPRQGGTAPVAGRWPETFDDVAAALDALPDLAAAHLPQADPRRTVLTGHSAGGHLALWAAARHVLPAGSPWRLPAPPALRGVVALAPIADFASSVELGVCGGAVSELLGGDADFAARAALSDPAVLLPTGIATTLVQGRTDIVVPPAVAEAFAAAAAEAGETVGCTFLEDVGHFPLIDPAADACAVVAEEIAQLAF
- a CDS encoding tryptophan 2,3-dioxygenase family protein, which gives rise to MSTFPDASGAGTVADVVADAPNLDFAGTTPYEDYVQADVLTHLQHLRSDDPGEMVFLVTTQVMELWFTVIVHEWETASHALRRDDIPVAMDALKRSVRELEALNHSWRPLAHLTPAQFNSYRGALGEGSGFQSAMYRRMEFLLGEKSASMLVPHRGAPRVHAELEKALQEPSLYDEVLGLLARRGLPVPASVLGRDLAQRYEPSPEVEAVWAGIYADSDQNAELVRLGEALSDVAELVWRWRNDHLVATRRAMGAKTGTGGSAGVAWLEKRAQKNVFPELWTARSHV
- the kynU gene encoding kynureninase, with product MSETRDETFSAPHDKTYGETYDEKAARLDAADELAKHREKFALDGTVYLDGNSLGALPAHVPAVMADVITRQWGELRIRSWDESGWWTAPERLGDRIAPLVGAAAGQVVVGDSTSVNVFKAIVAGTRLAGDGRDEILVDATTFPTDGYIAESAARLTGHRIVPLDPAEIPGAAGERTALALVNHVDYRTGRLQDLPGVTAALHAVGALAVWDLCHSAGALPVGLDAHGVDLAVGCTYKYLNGGPGSPAYLYVAERHQDRFDSPLPGWNSHADPFGMTPGYRAADGALRGRVGTPDILSMLALEAALDVWDGVRIEDVRAKSLALTDFFLECVRAYAPEGRVASVTPGAHAERGSQVALRCAEAPAVMAELIRRGVVGDLRRPDILRFGFTPLYVGFADAERAARVLADVLRDIPAA